The following proteins are encoded in a genomic region of Sulfurimonas sp. HSL3-7:
- a CDS encoding class I SAM-dependent methyltransferase translates to MKKTEQKPFDHQKARQEATSWFDDHYKEANKELSAVAWAKGRTNPLLQEYLETSYPVPSKAIVIGCGLGDDANALYEAGFDVTAIDISPEAIKWAKERFGETTIDFRVADLFDLPQELLGKFDFVFEAFTIQALPLSLRDSVITAIASLMAPYAKVLAVCNAKRDDEYFDGPPWPLTTNELRLFTMKECKELEFSIYEEQSHLSSLKVRAVFQKEN, encoded by the coding sequence ATGAAAAAAACGGAACAAAAACCATTCGACCATCAAAAAGCCCGGCAAGAGGCAACAAGCTGGTTTGACGACCACTATAAAGAGGCCAACAAAGAGCTGAGTGCTGTTGCCTGGGCAAAGGGCAGAACCAACCCTCTGCTTCAGGAGTATCTGGAGACCTCTTATCCCGTCCCTTCGAAAGCGATCGTGATAGGATGCGGACTTGGCGATGATGCCAACGCCCTCTATGAGGCCGGCTTTGACGTCACGGCCATCGACATCTCGCCTGAAGCGATCAAATGGGCCAAAGAGCGTTTCGGTGAGACCACAATCGATTTCAGAGTAGCCGATCTTTTCGACCTTCCGCAGGAACTGCTCGGCAAGTTCGACTTTGTATTCGAAGCCTTTACCATTCAGGCCCTGCCCCTCTCGCTTCGCGACAGTGTCATCACGGCTATCGCTTCGCTTATGGCACCCTATGCGAAAGTCCTCGCCGTCTGTAATGCCAAACGCGACGACGAGTACTTTGACGGACCGCCGTGGCCGCTGACGACCAACGAACTGCGCCTCTTTACCATGAAAGAGTGCAAAGAACTCGAATTCAGCATCTACGAAGAACAGTCGCACCTCTCCTCACTCAAGGTACGTGCTGTTTTTCAAAAAGAAAACTAG
- a CDS encoding phosphoribosyltransferase family protein: MIYYPYEQFVNDVKALVKLTESYQPDTLIAIARGGLTLGHAYASATGNRQLLTVNSILYEGDQRGTSCEIFNVPELQHANKVLLLDDIVDSGQTIKEVLEHLQASFPNVIFKIASIYYKKSATIQPDFALHEADDWIEFFWEKDFLAD, translated from the coding sequence ATGATCTATTATCCCTACGAACAATTTGTAAACGATGTCAAAGCCCTTGTCAAACTGACAGAGAGCTATCAACCCGACACCCTGATCGCTATTGCCCGAGGCGGTCTCACGCTCGGCCATGCCTATGCCAGTGCCACCGGGAACCGTCAGCTCTTGACAGTCAACTCGATACTTTACGAAGGCGACCAACGCGGTACAAGCTGCGAGATCTTCAATGTCCCCGAACTGCAGCATGCAAACAAAGTACTGCTGCTCGACGACATCGTTGACAGCGGACAGACCATCAAAGAGGTACTCGAACATCTTCAGGCCAGCTTTCCCAATGTCATATTCAAGATCGCGTCGATCTACTATAAAAAAAGCGCGACCATCCAGCCCGATTTTGCACTCCATGAAGCCGATGACTGGATCGAATTTTTTTGGGAAAAAGATTTTTTAGCTGATTGA